The Halomicrobium zhouii region ACTCTCTTCGTAGGCGGTGACGGTGTGGGCGTGGGAACTGGTGTTGCGCCAGACCACGGTCTCGCCGGGGTCGATCTCGATACGCGCTGGTCGGAACGCGGACGACGACATCCCGACGTCGTAGGACTGATTGCCCGTTCCCTGTTCGGCGACGAGTCCGGAACAGCCGGCCAGCCCGACGGTCGAGAGCCCACCCACGGCCCGGAGGTACGCGCGACGGTCCATTGTCCGAGACTCTGCACCCGACAGGCTTCAAAACCGCGATCGAACCCGGACTGATCGGTCCTGGCATTCGAGAACGAAGCGGATCCTCACCCCCGATCTAGATCCGCTCGTCGTACCCGGCGGCTCGTGCGTCGTCGAGAATCTCCTGGACGACGTCCGATTTGGCCTTCGTGTACTCGACCGGTTCGTCGGCGTGTCGCGCGGCGGCGTCGCGTTTGACCGCCTCGTAGTCCTCGCGGGCCTCCGGATGGTCGCGCATGTACTCCCGTAGCAGAAGATTTCGCCGCCATCCGTCGCCGTCCTCGAACCGGACGTTGAGGTTGAACCGCTGGCCGTCCTCGGGCCACCGACCGAGTTCGAGCCGTCCGTCGGGCTCGTCCCACTCCCTGAAGAACTCGTAGCCGACCGATTCGAGTCGGTCCACGCAGTCCCACCCGACGTCCTCGTCCGGGACCACCACGAGGACGTCGACGATGTCCTTCGCTGCGAGGCCGGGAACGGACGTGCTGCCGACGTGTTCGATCCGGCGGACGTCGAGCTCAGCAAGGGCGTCGCTGAGGCGTGCCGCTTCGCGCTCGAAGCGGTCTGGCCACGCCGGATCGTACTCGACGACGCTGATGGGCTCGCTGTAGTCGATGTCGGGCTCACTCATCGCGTCCGGTGAATCGGCCCCGTCTCCCATGGGCGTGTCGATGAACTGTCTCGACAGGGCGTACGGTTTGCCCGGTCGCGGCTCCTGGCCTCCGTTCAACGAAGAAACACTGACAGCTGAGAGACGCAACTGCAAAGTACACCCCCCAGAAGAAAGCAGTATGAAAGCGACGGCGAAGGCACACCCGATCCAGGGGCTGGTGAAGTACCACGGGATGCGCGACGAGGAGCTGCGCCTGCCCTACCACGACTCGATCAGCGTCTGTACGGCACCGAGTCACAGCCTGACGACGGTCGAGTTCGATCCCGAGCTCGATGCGGACGAGTACGTCATCGACGGGGAACCGGTGGCGGGGCACGGCGCCGACCGCATCCGGAAAGTCGTCGACGAAGTCCGCGAGCGGGCAGGCTTCGACCACCGGGTCCGCTTCGAGTCGGAAAACGACTTCCCCACGAACATCGGCTTCGGTTCCTCGGCGTCGGGATTCGCCGCTGCCGCGATGGCGCTGAGCGAGGCGGCAGGGCTGGACCTGACCCGACCCGAGGTGTCCGCCATCGCCCGCCGCGGGTCCGCTTCGGCCGCGCGCGCGGTCACTGGCGCGTATTCACACCTGCGAACCGGCGCGGACGACCAGGACTGCCGCTCCGAGCGCATCGACGTGGCCGACGAACTGGAGGAGGACGTCCGTATCGTCGCCGGCATGGTTCCGAGTTACAAGGAGACCGACTCCGCCCACGCCGAGGCCGCCGAGAGCCACATGTTCGAGGGGCGGATGGCCCACATCCACGGACAGATCGCGGCGATGCGCGGCGAACTCCGCGAGGGCGACTTCGAGGACGCCTTCGAACGCGCCGAGCACGACTCGCTCTCGCTGGCGGCGACGACGATGACCGGGCCCGCCGGCTGGGTGTACTGGCAGCCCAGAACCATCGAGATATTCAACGCCGTCCGAGAGCTCCGGAACGAGGAGGACGTCCCAGTGTACTTCTCCGTCGACACCGGCGCGAGCGTCTACGTCAACACGACCGCCGACCACGTCGACCGCGTCGAGGAGGTCGTCGC contains the following coding sequences:
- a CDS encoding GrpB family protein — encoded protein: MSEPDIDYSEPISVVEYDPAWPDRFEREAARLSDALAELDVRRIEHVGSTSVPGLAAKDIVDVLVVVPDEDVGWDCVDRLESVGYEFFREWDEPDGRLELGRWPEDGQRFNLNVRFEDGDGWRRNLLLREYMRDHPEAREDYEAVKRDAAARHADEPVEYTKAKSDVVQEILDDARAAGYDERI
- a CDS encoding plastocyanin/azurin family copper-binding protein encodes the protein MDRRAYLRAVGGLSTVGLAGCSGLVAEQGTGNQSYDVGMSSSAFRPARIEIDPGETVVWRNTSSHAHTVTAYEESIPEDATYFASGGFDNQSDAETGWIEGTNGALYQGDEYEWTFEVPGEHHYFCVPHEQAGMAGTVTVSGD
- the mvaD gene encoding phosphomevalonate decarboxylase MvaD; this translates as MKATAKAHPIQGLVKYHGMRDEELRLPYHDSISVCTAPSHSLTTVEFDPELDADEYVIDGEPVAGHGADRIRKVVDEVRERAGFDHRVRFESENDFPTNIGFGSSASGFAAAAMALSEAAGLDLTRPEVSAIARRGSASAARAVTGAYSHLRTGADDQDCRSERIDVADELEEDVRIVAGMVPSYKETDSAHAEAAESHMFEGRMAHIHGQIAAMRGELREGDFEDAFERAEHDSLSLAATTMTGPAGWVYWQPRTIEIFNAVRELRNEEDVPVYFSVDTGASVYVNTTADHVDRVEEVVADCGVDTRQWEVGGPAQVLDESDALF